ATCAGAGTCATGGTTCAAACCAGATGCCATGTGGAGTGGCCTTAACGAAGTTGAGGGAGGGCccagagcaggtcaaggtgactagATTCTTACGGGGAGGCCTAAGCAGGTTAGGATGATTGGATGTAGAATACTCATAGAGAGACCCAAagaaggtcagggtgaccggagagcagatcctctggtccgcaaattgcggaccagaggatggtCCATTACATGAGGActcttgatttggatggaccccatttttaaataagtaggatccatccaaatcaagggtccacatcagtggaccatcccctggtccgcaatttgcggaccagaggatccttACTGGGGTGACCAGATTCTCACAGGGAGGCCAGGGCAGGTCAAGGGTGTCTGGATGCTCACAGGGAAGACTCATAGaaggttaagggtgaccggatgctcgaaCCACCAAAGTAATTATGGTCCTTCATTTGAAGGAATGATTGTTGGGATACAATCAAAGTCTTATATTAGAAagatatggaaaagatcataagtttaaaggatataagatatctctattggaatGAGCCCTTTTGGGTAGAGTTCAAGAGCAAAGTCGTGAGGCCCTATacccaaaatggacaatatcatgtcattatggagatatgtgaacatcctttgaGCATAATAAAAAATACCTTGATGTTCTATCCAAGTATCACTAACTAAttgcaaaatttaaaataagCCTAAGTTTGCCCTTTTTCTCCCTAGAAAAtgtcaaaattctaacttaatattTCTTCGACTTCTCTCCTAATTGTGCTAATTTAATCATCAATTCCTCAAATTATTGGCACATTCTTACTCTTTCAAGAGTAAAAATTTAAACCTTCATTTTCAAGGTTTAACATTACCTTGAAAATATCCTAAAGTGTCAATTTTACCATGGTTGGGTTAACCACCATTTCATTTAGAGTTAACACTTTCTAAACCCATATAAAGTATTGATTACGGCCCAATTTGTcgtgaattgggcatcaaataatgaaataccaaacccctcctacgctaatgtagcataggaatgactcggatCGTCCACCAACGAAAGCAatgataggatggtaaacttaggatcgtacgttatttctatttttgtgattttttttatatggAAATGggattttggattttgattctaaacctaacaaattaaaagcaagacaagtaagaaattactctaatgcggaatgaaatctaactaagtgtgaataattaatccacaacgcattgtcactctacactaTGAATTAACTATCAATACAAATAAACTAAGGAACGAAATGAcaaaagcattaaatgaaacctaatctaataaatgaaagataATACAAGTAAAGAAAAGCTAAATCTAACTTaactacaattgcagaaaataaaagacATAAAGTAGAGCATTAACTAAACTAAGCAtataatgaaacctaaagcatATAACAAAacctaaaacattaaaaaaaccTAAGCTAATCTACCCTAATTgtattcaatcaaaactagaacttaactaaattgacagaacaagacaaaacaagaattaaacaaactaaaatgcatcaaattaaacctaactcttgattgaagcaattcatcgaacacattgtaggcgtgaaactaattaagcataattaatacaatttaaacatgaaatatcaaattagctacaagcattcaatgaaataacttcAACACAAGCAAATTTAAGCAATGAACAGAATTAAACTAAGTTATTAACATGAAATAACCTAAGAATTCCAACTACAATCCACACAACTTCTTATGATACCAACTACTATCTCCGCTGTCACACGGAGACCCGGCTCGGAACCCCCAAATCGGTGAATAGTAGCACTCTGATGGACTCGCTGCTAGCTTCAACACCGACGAGGATGAACGGATCTTCCAACAGAGAACCCTCGACTGGAAATGGCTAAAAATGAAGGTGGTGCTGCTGTGGAAGGAAGAACCGCCGCCTCTGGAATCTGCCGCCTAAACCCCAGGTGGTGAATCTGCCAGAAGGTGATCGGAAGATGGATgtcacaccggagaacccctccagcGAGGTGGAGTTGGTCGGAAACCGCTGCCAAAACCCGTTGCTCCCACCACTTGAGCTCGCTGTCGTCGTCGCTTGAATCTGAGAAGAAGATGTGTGGGCTATGGATGGCCGGCTGGCGGCAGTAAAGGTAAGGGGAGAAGTTGAGCCGCTGGtcggagagaagaggaagaagatggaggtgcCGGTGGGGGAAGTCTGCGTGCCCTAGGTGTGTTGCGAGGAAGAAAATCGCGAGAGAAGAATCTCCTTTCTTGTGACGTGCGTGGAGAGAATAAGGAGAAGGGTTCTTAACGGGTTCGGGTTTTGAGTTAAGGAGAGGAATCCGAATCCAATAACTAATAGGATTAAAAGTGGGCTTTTGGATTTTGGATATTGGGTTGAGAAGTTGAGATTTTGGGTTAATGGGATTCGGATCCAATAAGAGGATGAAATTGGGCTTGAAGAGTAAACTTTTGGATTGGGtttgaattggagctccacttGTTAAATGAACCCTTGGATGCCTTGATCTCTATGAACGATCTAGATCGCTTTAAATCAGGATGAAAGGTTGGATCACTTGATCTGACTGAAGGGGCAAGATCTCTCTTAATCTGGATCAACGGTTCATATTAATTCAGGCTGATTTCCTTCATTTGACCTCTAAATCAAACCAAATTCAATCTGACTCGACCGTAATCCatgactctttgaatttcctacaaaatcacataaaaatatgaaattaaattccacaatttatagaaaatttataattaagtctaaaatgaattcctactcacaaaatataatataaacaccaaatcaagcatgtgagaaggtaaaaatgataagtctaaaagtcaaaataaccaataaaaatgctcattatcAGGTATAGAGAACACACTTTTAAGAAcctaaaatctattggtgctctttGAGTATTCTAGATATTTACTAGGGATAATTTCCTttaataccttcctaatgaccctcctaggattcttagaagccttggttacACTAATCTTCTTAAGTATAACTCTAGGGGTAACCTCCCTTATAACCTTGGCTTaactcctagacctaggattaGTTCCATAACCATATGAAACTCTATGGCACAAAGGCACATTCTGCttggcttttggtttgtatccccaACCTCTTTTGCCATTGAAAGACTCTTgtttttctaaacctaggttttgcctCTCAGACCCTTTTACACTAATTGTCATTTTCTTAAGGGTATTCTCTAATTTATTAAGTCTTgacttcaaaacttgattttctatccttaaatcctcAAATGTGGATTTTCTATTATTTCCTTGGACACTTTTCTATTTAGGCACATATTTAACTTGTTGCGGTTTCTTGCCTAAactgttatctaccttcctaccCTTAGGTATGCTAGTCCTAGCATAAAATGACTTGTAATTATCCTTAGATttttcatgctttctattttcatgataaatagcattaaaatgatacaaattatttctagcatgctttttatcattataTAAATAAGTATCATTAACTAATGGTATCTTAGTTTTATCCTTGGAAGCTCTCCCTTGATTTAaacttcctcctttcttcttggcTGAAATTATTTCCTTTGGATATTGGTTCTGATAATATCTCTTCTGATTTCAAAAAAAGTATACAATGTGCTCCTTACCTTTTCGTACCATGGAGCCAACCTCTTTTGGCTTCTCCTTACCATTGGATACCACTTCACCCTTTTTCTTAACCAATTTTGGATATTTGCTCTTATAATGTcatttttccctacactcaaagcatgtAATGCGATTTTTATTTTTGCAATTTGAAATTGATATACCTTCACAAGTTATGGTTGTAGGGTTGCCACTTTCTTCCTCCTCATTGACTTTGGATGATGATGATGCTTTTTCTAGTTCCAATGTCAATGATCTATGCCCCCCCCCCCTGCATGCTTCTTTACTTTCCTCCTTgaatgttgagcacctctcaactttTGAATCCTCTTGTTATTTATTTAAAGAGTCTCCCTCTTTGAATTTGTCTTCATTTGACAAAGTGGAGGGATTTTTATGGAGCTTGGTcaatttgctccacaattcatttGCGCTCTTGTAATATCCTATTTTGCGTAAAATATTGTTagacaataaattaaccaaaactttggttaccttatcatttgcctcaTATTTTCTTAGTTACTCCTTGgtccattttcttttcttaagGAGCTTCCCTTTGCTATCTATTAAAGCTTGAAATTCCACTATTAGAGTAAACTATTGCTCTAtttccatcatgaagaaatttttgacCCTTGATTTTCAAAGATCGAAGGTTTCAATTCCAAATGGTGGAGGTGCTCGGATATCACATCTGAATCCATCTTGACACTctatttttgaacttgagttccTTAAATGATAATTTCTTGAttttgaaattagggcttcaagcttcaatgtcttcttcttcctctaactaGTTGTTCTCCCGGTGATTAGTCCAATAAAGAGCGATCTCGCtcggataccacttgttagaacagtttgggagctagagggggtgaatagttttAATTGCTTCGTCGATGATGATTTACAATAGATatcttcactacaacaaaaatcctcatagacatcagtggaacaacaacggttttaagcaaaaaccgatgtctttgagtattttacatcggtttttccaaaaaccggtgtctatgagcgcagatttttgcttctatgagcgccctttttttcgttaatagacaccgattttaacagcggtttttaaaacctggtgttaatgaaccaaaataaaataatttaattttcccactgccaaaatttataacacttcacaaagttccatccaaacctaaacctatatcgcgtcgtccaccgtataccgtcgcAACGccgccaccactttcctcctcgccgctggccgttcgaccatctctctcagcctcatctccctctttcccttcttagatcgacgccccttcctctctcgATCAGGATCAACACATGACGCCCTTgtttctccgtccaaccacaccgcatctcctccaactcctccctttgggtgagaagaggagcccTTCTTCGTTTTACCGAGGTTACCATGGGACTGCGACCTTGATTCTGGataaaagatttattttttttaatcttctatTACTGTTTCAAATCCCCATTTTTAACTAGGGTTGGAGTTGGGGATCAGATCTGTGGGTTTTAGGAGAATGCCATTGACATTGCTTCAGGTGAGGCATTTTTAGGGTTGCACAGATGAGAGGAGTCTAATAGAGTTGGATAGATGGGCGATGAACTCAGCGTTCCTCTTGGTTGAGAGTTTCGGATGTCTGCTACTGGACTCGGAAACCAAGCTGCAAAGTTTTTTCCTACTTAGCgtgtttcttttggttttctgtAGATTTGTCGATTTCGTTAGCAATTTAAGAAGATAGGCTTAACATCGACCAAGACACTCTAAAATCAAGGTGGTGGCTAGGGATTCTTGGTTTCTACTTGATTCTGTTTGAGAGTTTTTGTTTTGAGCTTTCTTTGCTTAGGATGTACAAAATGGCATGCATGAAACTGGGATCAAAACCCGATGCCTTCCACCAACAAGGGCAAGCTTGGTATGGTTCATTCTGTTCTTTTACTTCGTTTATTGATGTCAACTGGAAATCTACTTCTATAATAATTGAAGTCATTAGACCTACTTCTTTTCTAGGCTGCAGGAATTAAGTAGTTCAGATCtgccattttattttatttttggtagTTTGGGTAATGTCTTATGAGATTTACATCTCCACGCTACTTTCTGGTTCTATTTTAAAGTACttatatgatttatgatattgaTGACATATATAATTTTGGCATTCAAAAAGTGTCCTGCCTTTGAAAAGGTTTTACTCTGATCTATTACACCTCCATGAAGTTTTTTAGCAAAAATCTCTATGAAGTATCAGTTTTGTGCTTCTTATCTAGAAGAATGTCATTGCTGGTTTTCTGCAAATTCATTTTACTGGATGTGGTACCTAGTTCAGAATTTTCCTATTGAATTTCCTGCTTCTCATAGTTTTACTTTTCCAATCATTGGATGGGCAACAAAGTTCTCTCATATGATTATATTGACTACAATTGCATGAGCAAGATATGTGTTAATTAGTATCGACTGCTACGTTTGAGAGAATGAAACAGCTAGCATGCATGCTGTTACTGACTTGAAGATGCCCCCACGGGTTCAGTAGATGAAATGCTTGTCCTTATAACTTCATGACACATTATGGATTTGCAAGATAGTTTTCTGATATTTATGTTGGCTACATTTGAAACATAACCAATTATGTTGGTCTCATCATTGCTGAGACCTTGCAGAAGGTTGATATTGGTTTCTTAATTTTATTTCTACCGTAAGCTTCCAAATGCAATAAAATCATGTGTATTCACTTTttccgcacataacctttcaagaGGCTGTACCTGAATAAGGAAATAAgacatcaaattatatatttgtatttttcAGGTTTTGCACAACAGGACTTCCTAGTGATGTTATTGTCGAAGTTGAAGAAATGACCTTCCATCTCCACAAGGCGAGGGCACTAACTCAGAATTTTATCTTGAAATTGGCTTGTACTAGTTAGTCATGTTCATTGATATCTTTTGCATTCCTCAATCATACTATTAACTTAAATCAATTGAAGTgggaatgtttttttttaaagctttGATATTGTTGTAGTTTTTTCCAAATTGATTTGCATCAGCCAAGTTTTGATTTGAATATTCCTACACTTGCATTTGTTTCGCAAGTAATACATAGCTGCAACAATTTGAAGGTGTAACTACTTTTCAATTCTACTGGTCATAGTTTTAAGGTTCAAGTCATGGCATTTATATAATCATGGCCTAGCCTCACAAGCAATGTGGATTATTCAGTACATACCATTTTAGGCACTCTAAATATCTCATTGAAGGATTTGAAACAAATTTATTCTGAATGTTGTAGTATATTGGATAATGATCATTTTTGGTATCCGTGCTAGATTTCATGGCTTTGAGTTAGTTTGCGAGGATAGGCAAATTCCTTGTGCTATAAAATTAATTCATGTACTTCTTGCAGTTTCCTTTGTTATCAAAAAGTAGCCTTTTGGAAAGGTTAATTAAGAACTCTGATGAAGAAGATATTGTGACAAGACAGGCTGATGTTCCTGGTGGTGCACAAGCATTTGAACTTGTGGCTAAGTTCTGAACTTGTGGCTAAGTTAAACATTAAATTCTTACTTATGGTTATTGAAGTTAGTGTTGAGTACGTTGACTTCATGTGGATCCTACTCTGTGTTGTGTACTATGAAGAAGAGTGTACTGTAATCATGTGTGAACTATGGATATTGTAGATTCCAGAGTTAAAGTCATCAGCCTGCATTAACTTTAGCGTCCTCACCTTTTCTTGCACCTAACCTTTCATAAGACTTCAACTCCTAGTGTGTTTAACATTTGCATTCCAGATTCATTAAATTTCATGCGCAGCAAGCTAAGATTCTTTATCACAAATAAATTCttagatttattatttttagaatgtttaggTTCTGTGAACTGTTGTGATAATGGAACATGTTGTCTACTTGTTTATTTCTTCACTTTGATTATCATTTGTCATTGATTTAATGTGTATTTTAGTTGAAATATAATTCGACTTCAACTCTTAAGGATTTTACACTGactatattttacttggttcttCTCCATACGAAAATCAATTGACCAGTTATTATACAAATCAAGAATGTAAAATTCCTCAAATTTGTTCTATTTTAATTGAAATCTCATTGCTTCCCAAAGATGACAGTGATCCAATGATTCTTTGCTAGGTTTGATATGAAAGAAGAAATTGCATATTTGGTATCCACACTTCTACTTTTTGTGCGAAGGCTTTTACATTGTTTGTCTTTAGGTCTCCCTAATAGTTGCAACTCAGGGTTTGATGTTGTTTCTCCATGTCAAAATGTATTAATTGGCTGCTATATGAAACATGTCTATTTTTTTCCtctaattatttctattttaactaatatcTTACTCATTTTTAAAGTACATGATGATTTGTTGTTGACTTGCGTACCaaagaagagaagtttatttactatgtgtagttcttgtttgtgtgaactcttaatcattttctatttatttcaagTTCTTCATAGCATTGCTGTTGCAGAATACTTTCGAGATGGTTGCACTAATCCTAGGAATCTCCTTGATGCATTAAACAAGGTTAAAGTAAGTTTACTGAATCATAGGTAATTggttttttgaattaatttatgaAGATAATTTCTCATCTTCATACTgacattcttgaggaaataaattATTAAACATTAAAGCTATAATCATATTAAACATATGATATTATATGACATGATTATACTTAACATGTATGATAAGGTTAAACATGATCTTTAGAATCATCCATTCTTCTATAGCAGAAAAGTCTGCTGTTCCTTGGGAATGATGTCTTCTCCAAAtcatttttttgggatatttttcaattataggcatctatatagaaagatgcaggaaacgATGTTACTGCAGGATTTCACattggtggatccagtgcctgtggagtatgtaccatcaagaaatcagaa
This region of Zingiber officinale cultivar Zhangliang chromosome 9A, Zo_v1.1, whole genome shotgun sequence genomic DNA includes:
- the LOC122021198 gene encoding BTB/POZ domain-containing protein At1g30440-like → MYKMACMKLGSKPDAFHQQGQAWFCTTGLPSDVIVEVEEMTFHLHKFPLLSKSSLLERLIKNSDEEDIVTRQADVPGGAQAFELVAKF